One part of the Magnetococcales bacterium genome encodes these proteins:
- a CDS encoding transposase, with protein MASSFVFLLWTMMTHFFSPRHNAEIRFLKAQLRILQARVTTKRISPSPEEKAELLRIGAECDHNVADLMEIVKPATYRRWVGQSDKGQPFKPLGRPRLTQELRDAAILMARENILWGYRRIAGELKKLGLYAGATTVKRILREADIHPTPEKEKKKPPLPWLTFLKAHLESVVACDFFTKDVFTPMGKMTAYALVFIHLGSRRVHCSAPTYSPDSAWVTQQARNALMWCDEEGVKPRFLIRDADTKFSGPFNEVWKSEGVRVIQIPHGAPQANAFCESFIGTLKRECLDFFVCFSSSQLAYVLKTWISHYNTERPHSGDGIGNNVLQVNFRPQETGTIRSREALGGVIRSYWREAA; from the coding sequence ATGGCGAGTTCGTTCGTGTTCCTCCTGTGGACCATGATGACCCACTTCTTCAGCCCTCGGCACAACGCCGAGATCCGGTTCCTCAAGGCCCAGCTCCGCATCCTTCAGGCGCGGGTGACGACCAAGCGGATTTCCCCGTCGCCAGAGGAAAAGGCAGAACTTCTCCGCATCGGCGCCGAGTGCGACCACAATGTGGCCGACCTGATGGAGATCGTCAAGCCCGCCACCTACCGGCGCTGGGTCGGCCAATCCGACAAAGGCCAGCCCTTCAAGCCGCTCGGACGCCCCCGTCTGACCCAGGAACTTCGGGATGCAGCCATCCTCATGGCCAGGGAGAACATCCTCTGGGGCTACCGGCGTATCGCCGGGGAACTCAAGAAGCTGGGGCTGTATGCCGGTGCCACCACAGTCAAGCGGATTCTGCGGGAAGCCGACATCCACCCCACCCCCGAAAAGGAGAAGAAGAAACCGCCCCTGCCCTGGCTGACCTTCCTCAAGGCCCACCTGGAATCCGTTGTGGCCTGCGACTTCTTCACCAAGGACGTCTTCACCCCCATGGGCAAGATGACGGCCTACGCCCTGGTCTTCATCCACCTGGGCAGCAGGCGGGTCCATTGCAGCGCGCCGACCTACTCCCCCGACAGCGCCTGGGTGACCCAACAGGCCCGCAACGCTTTGATGTGGTGCGACGAGGAAGGCGTCAAGCCCAGATTCCTGATCCGCGACGCCGACACCAAGTTTTCCGGGCCATTCAACGAGGTCTGGAAATCCGAAGGGGTCCGGGTTATCCAGATTCCCCATGGGGCACCCCAGGCCAATGCCTTCTGCGAGTCCTTCATCGGCACCCTCAAGCGGGAGTGCCTGGATTTCTTCGTCTGCTTCAGCAGTTCCCAGCTCGCCTACGTTCTGAAGACCTGGATCAGCCACTACAACACCGAGCGACCGCATTCGGGCGACGGGATCGG